TAAATGGCAGGAAGCCACCTAATGATCTCACTCCTTATCTGCCCTGGTTAATGAGTGAGGAGCGGCTTTGTGAAATGCGCAATCATGATCCGCCAAAGGTATAACAATTGGAGGCAACAATAGGGAAAAGCGGTGTCTTAATTGCTAATTTTGAAGCGGTTTGTAGAAAAGTTACCTTCTGGAGGTTATTTTGAAACGAAGGCCTCGGCTGCTCGCCTACGGGTGTGCAGGAATGACAGGTGTGTTTGCCTGATGGGGTAAGGTTTTATTCCGAATGAAATTTAAATATTACTTGGGTCTCATATTGCTAATCTCTATATCGCAAAAAACGCCCTGTCACTTATTATCTGAGTCCACCCGCCAATTGTTAATGCTGTCCAGGCAGCAAGTTCTGGTGGTTGCCGATCAGGGCACAGATAACAAAGGACAGATGTTCTGTTATCAAAAGAACGGAGGGAAGTGGTATAAAACCTGTTCAGACATTCCTGTTGTATTAGGGCGTAATGGCTTGAATAAACAGAAGGAGGGGGATCAAAAAAGCCCTTCCGGTATTTTTAAACTAGCCCGTGCTTTTGGTTATAGCCCTGAAGCTCCAGCAGGGGTTAGCATGCCCTGGGTTGCTTTGAAGACATCGTCCCTGTGTATTGATGACCCTGGCTCAAAGTATTATAACCAGATTGTTGACAGTCGTGACGAAAACATAATCGCTGACTGGAAAAGTGCAGAAAAAATGCGCCGTGATGTCTACGACCAGGATAATTTATACGAGTTTGGCCTGATACCAGAAGTCAGTTCTGAAATAGGTTCTTGTATATTTATTCACGTCTGGAGAGGTGAGGACAAACCAACCGTCGGGTGTACGGCAATGAGCCGGGAAAAAATTCTTGAACTTATTCAATGGCTATCCCCTGGCATGAGCCCTGTGATTATTCAGGGAGATAAAGAACAGATTCAAAACCTGCAGAAAAATGGGTTTCTGCAATATCATAACGTTCCCGATTAACGAACCTTGCGAAATTCTCCAGCCATAGCGACAGTGCCTGTTAGAAGAGACTCACGGCGAGAAGGGTGCCAACATCTGGTAAACTAGCTGCATTAATGTATTCAGGTTTTAGAGACATGTCTCACAACGAACTGGGTCACGAGCCCATCCCTTTTGATGAACTGGCAGACAGACTGGTAGAGCTGGGCGGTGGCAGTCACCCATCGGAGCTGCATGGCTTGCTGTGCGGCCTGCTGGCAGGTGGTGAGCGTCCGGGGGTAGAAGCCTGGCAGCGTCAGGTGGCTGGTATGCTGGGCGATGAACCGCTGGATGAAGTGAGCCTGCAACACTTTGCTGTTATGTACGAAAGTACTCGCTCGCAACTGGAGCGGGGCGACTTCGGCATTCAGGTACTTCTGCCCGATGATGAAGAATCGATGGAACAGCGCACTGAAGCACTGGGTCTCTGGTGTCATGGTTTTCTCTCAGGTTTTGGTGAAAGTGCTGCCAACAAACAGCTGAGCGATGACCTGAACGGCATCCTGCATGATTTCTCTGAGATTGCCCAGATTCAGGAATCCGATGAAAGCGATGAGACCGAACGCTTTTTTCTGGAAGTCAGTGAATATGTGCGTATGGCGCTGCTCAATGTGTTTGCGGAAATGAATTCAGACGAAGAAACGGCAGCGCCGGTGCCTGCCGCAGAAAGTGGTCGTCTGCATTAAACAGCCATGAGCTGTATTTACATTGTCAATAATAAATACAAACAGCCATGAACGGCTCTTTATGGTGAATGCTCTTTATGGTTAATAGACTTGGGGGGTGATATGACGGAGAAGCAGTTCGATATCCTGATTATCGGAGGAGGGCTGGTCGGTGTCAGCCTGCTGTGCGCGCTGGAGCCTGTTATAAAAAGTCATCAGTTAAAGGTCGGGCTGATCGAAAGCCATGATCTTGATGAACCCAGAGATACCCCGCCCAGCTATGATGCCAGGGCGTCGGCGCTTTCATACGGCACTCGTCTTATTTATGAGCAGCTGGGTATCTGGAAAGAGCTGTGTGACGACGCAACGCCTATTCTTGATATCCATGTTTCGGACAGAGGGCATTTTGGTCAGACGCATCTCAACCACAATGAAGAAAATGTTCCGGCGCTGGGGTATGTGATCGAGAACTTTCGTCTGGGTAAGGTGTTACTTAAACGTCTGAAAGCTTTTCGTGACCAGCAACTGATCGAGGTGTTAAGCCCTGCTGAAGTCACTGGCATGAAGCCTTTGCCAGAAGCCCGCATGACGGTTGAAGTGATGGTGGGGAATAAGCAGAGTGGCTATCAAAATAACTATCACTCAAACCTGACGATTCTTGCAGATGGTGGTCGTTCGTCACTGCTGGATAAACTGCACATAACTCGCAAACAGTTTGATTATCAACAGCACGCGCTGGTGGCGAATGTGTCCCTTGACCGTCCTCACGCCGGTATCGCCTATGAACGGTTTGCCGGTGAAGGCCCGATGGCGTTATTGCCCCTGAAAGGCACTGAAGCCGGGGATTACCGTTATGGTCTGGTATGGACACTGCCAAACCGGCAGATTGATGATTATATGGCTCTGGATGAACAGTCGTTTATGGAACGACTGCAACAACGATTTGGCACGCGCGCCGGGCGGTTTGTCCGGCTGGGTCAGAGAAACAGTTACCCACTGGCATTAACCGTTGCCAGAGAGCAGGTTCGCCCGGGTCTTGTGGTGCTGGGCAATGCCGCCCATGCCATGCACCCTGTCGCCGGTCAGGGATACAATCTGGCGATCAGGGACGCTATGGCGCTGGCCGGTAATATATTGGACTCTCTGGTTGCGGGGAAATCTCCTGGTCAGCTGAGTCAGTTGTTGCAGTATGTTGAAGGTCAGAAACGGGACCAGGCGATGACGCTGGATTTCTGTGACAATCTGGTCAAACTGTTTGCCCGAAAAGAGGTGGGGGTGATTCTGGCCCGTAACCTTGGCCTGACCGGATTAAATGTCAGTCGCCGTCTGAAAACCCGTTTTGCACGAAAAGCCATGGGGCTTTGATCAGGCAGGGAAGGAGTACGTTGTTATGAAGAACTATGATATTGCCATCGTCGGTGGCGGCATGGTGGGCGCTGCCCTGGCGCTGAGTCTGAGTGATACCTCTCTGCGAATTGTCATCATTGACCAGCACAGTCTGAAGCCTGGACTGATTGCCGAAAATGCCCCTTACTCTCCACGGGTCAGTGCGCTGACAGAAGCTTCAGTACAGCTGTTCAAGCGTCTGGGTGTCTGGGACACCATGAGATTCCAAAGGGTGTGTCCATACCGGCACATGCGGGTCTGGGATGGCGAAGGTACCGGAGAAATAACCTTTGATGCCGGGTCGGTGGGTTATCCACAGCTGGGGTATATTGTTGAAAATCCGGTGATTCGGGCGTCTTTGCTAAAAGGTCTGGAGGATACTTCGGTTGACCTGTTGGAAGCCTCCGGTGAACTGTCATTCAGGCCACTTGAAGCAGGTTATGAGGTAGTGCCTGAAAAGGGACAGGCTTTTCATTGCCAGTTGCTGGTGGGCGCTGATGGCGCTGAATCTGCGGTAAGAAAATGGGCCGGCATTCCCCAGTCACAAAAAGATTGTCTGCATCATGCCATTGTTACTACGGTTGAAATTGAAAAACACCATCAGGATACAGCCTGGCAGATTTTTCTCGATACCGGCCCCCTGGCCTTTCTGCCTGTGCCTGATCAGGACGGCAAACATTACTGTTCTATTGTCTGGTCACTACTGCCTGAGCGTGCTGACGCTGTGATAGCGCTTGACGAAGATGCCTTCTGCAAAGCGTTAGGCAGAGCTTTTGAACAACGTCTGGGCACTGTTATCCGAACCGATAAACGTTACCGCTTCCCCCTGAAACATCGACACGCCAGACACTATTACCGGCAAGGCATTGTGCTGGTAGGAGACGCCTGTCATACCATTCATCCTCTGGCGGGACAGGGGGTTAACCTGGGCTTGCAGGATGTTGAAGCGTTAAGCAGGGAATTAATTCGTGCCTGTGAGCGCGACGACGACATTGCGGGTAAGCATATTCTTGGGCGTTATCAACGTCATCGTAAAGGTGCCAACATGACCATGCTAGCGGCGATGGATGGCTTTCAGCATCTGTTTCATGCTGACGACCTGGCTATTCGCTGGTTGCGTAATACGGGTTTAAATCTGGCTAATGATTCTCATTTAATCAAAGAGTGTATTGTCAAACAGGCCATGGGAATCAGCGAAACTCTGGTTGGAAAAGAGTGACGGCTCCCCACCCTATCGGGTGAGGCTTCTGATTTCTTAGGCAGCAACCGACAGTATGCCGGATTTACGCAAGCCTCCATCAGCAGAAACGGACAGTCCTTCCGCCTTTAATTTCAATATGCCTTGCTTCTTGATATTGCGAGCTGCATTAATATCCCGGTCATGGATAGCACCACAGCTACACTCCCATGATCGGATTCTCAATGGCATTTTTTCCTGTTTCAAATCGCAGACTGAGCAAGTTTTAGAGGATGCAAACCACTGGTCTATCTTCACCAGATGTTTACCTTCCTGCTTTGCCTTGTATTCGAGTTTGGTTATCAGTGAATGCCAGCCAGCATCAGCAATAGAACGAGCAAGACGCTTGTTCTTGAGCATGTTTTTAACTTTCAGTGTCTCCACAATCACCGCTTGGTTTTCGTCGATGAGTTGTTTTGATAGCTTATGCTGAAAATCATTACGGGCAAAGGCTACACGCTCATGCGCCTTTGCCACCAATAAACGGGCTTTGTGCCTACTTTTTGAGCCTTTCTTGCAGCGAGATAGAGCCTGTTGTTTTCTTTTCAGGTTACGTTGTGCTTTTTTCAGAAAGCGAGGATTGCCAGTCTTATGGCCGGTACTGGTGATAGCCAGATCAGTAATCCCCATATCAACACCGACAACCTGATTAGCCTCAAGATTATCAATCTGTTTTGGTTGTTCCTGGGTATCATCAGCCAATATGGAGGCAAAATACTTGCCGGTTAGCGTTCTGCTCAGGGTGATAGACTTCACCTTACCCACTATTTCACGATGCACTTTAGCCCTTATAGGCTTGCACTTGGGGATTTTTATCCAGTTATCGCCCACAGAGACAGACGTACAATGGTAGCTACCTTGCTTGCCATGCTTTTTCTTGAAGCGAGGAAATCTTGCCTGCAATTTGGGATTGAAAAAGTTTTGAAAGGCCGTATCCAGATTGATAGTGGCCTGTTGCAGTGCAATAGAGTCAGCGTTTTTCAGCCATGAGTACTTTCGGCTTTTCTTGGCTTTTGCCAGCAAGGGCTTCAGGTGTTTTTTGGGAGAAAGGCTCTGCCCACGAGCCTTGTAATAATGAACCTTAGGGATAGTCCCGAAATAACTTCCAGATTTCATCCAGTGGCAGGAATAGCTCTATAGTTCCATTTTGGTAGAAACTTATCGAACTGAATGGTCATGTTTTTCTTGAAATCAGCCGCATACTTCCGGCCAGTCTCGAAGACTTTGTCGATAATCCTGACTGTCACTGCAAGACCTGTGGTTGTCTCTGTTTTGCTCATGTAGTGTGCTGCTGTTTCGATGCTTTCCAGTGATACCCCCTTACAGGCATGCGTCACATGGGGAAATAAGCGATGCTCTATTGGGTTGTATTTGGAACAGTATGGTGGATAGTGCGCTATCCGTATTGCCAAACCCAGGCGATTTGACAGTGCTTGTAAATCTTCCTTGAAAATATACGTCAACGCACTATTACTGCCTCCGCCATCACATAAAATGAGCAACTCGTTATGATTTGGATAGTCTCGTCGACCCTGCTCATGCCACCAGAGTTCAATGCTTTCGCATGCAAATTCAGTCGTATCATGGCTGGCGTTAAGATGCAGGGACGCAGTGTTTTTGCTC
Above is a genomic segment from Endozoicomonas euniceicola containing:
- a CDS encoding ISAzo13 family transposase, encoding MRRTTELCPAEKKRGGRKTLIEKNPKVVDNFHLVLHNHTAGDPVRQGLKWTNLSRRKISRKLKELGTPASKNIVSRLLHESGYRRRKPQKKQTMGQNADRNAQFEKITHLRKEYLDAGKPVISIDTKKKELLGNFYREGIVDSAEPVIVNDHDFPSASDGKVIPHGIYDLSKNTASLHLNASHDTTEFACESIELWWHEQGRRDYPNHNELLILCDGGGSNSALTYIFKEDLQALSNRLGLAIRIAHYPPYCSKYNPIEHRLFPHVTHACKGVSLESIETAAHYMSKTETTTGLAVTVRIIDKVFETGRKYAADFKKNMTIQFDKFLPKWNYRAIPATG
- a CDS encoding UPF0149 family protein, which gives rise to MSHNELGHEPIPFDELADRLVELGGGSHPSELHGLLCGLLAGGERPGVEAWQRQVAGMLGDEPLDEVSLQHFAVMYESTRSQLERGDFGIQVLLPDDEESMEQRTEALGLWCHGFLSGFGESAANKQLSDDLNGILHDFSEIAQIQESDESDETERFFLEVSEYVRMALLNVFAEMNSDEETAAPVPAAESGRLH
- a CDS encoding L,D-transpeptidase family protein yields the protein MLSRQQVLVVADQGTDNKGQMFCYQKNGGKWYKTCSDIPVVLGRNGLNKQKEGDQKSPSGIFKLARAFGYSPEAPAGVSMPWVALKTSSLCIDDPGSKYYNQIVDSRDENIIADWKSAEKMRRDVYDQDNLYEFGLIPEVSSEIGSCIFIHVWRGEDKPTVGCTAMSREKILELIQWLSPGMSPVIIQGDKEQIQNLQKNGFLQYHNVPD
- the ubiH gene encoding 2-octaprenyl-6-methoxyphenyl hydroxylase, with the translated sequence MTEKQFDILIIGGGLVGVSLLCALEPVIKSHQLKVGLIESHDLDEPRDTPPSYDARASALSYGTRLIYEQLGIWKELCDDATPILDIHVSDRGHFGQTHLNHNEENVPALGYVIENFRLGKVLLKRLKAFRDQQLIEVLSPAEVTGMKPLPEARMTVEVMVGNKQSGYQNNYHSNLTILADGGRSSLLDKLHITRKQFDYQQHALVANVSLDRPHAGIAYERFAGEGPMALLPLKGTEAGDYRYGLVWTLPNRQIDDYMALDEQSFMERLQQRFGTRAGRFVRLGQRNSYPLALTVAREQVRPGLVVLGNAAHAMHPVAGQGYNLAIRDAMALAGNILDSLVAGKSPGQLSQLLQYVEGQKRDQAMTLDFCDNLVKLFARKEVGVILARNLGLTGLNVSRRLKTRFARKAMGL
- a CDS encoding RNA-guided endonuclease InsQ/TnpB family protein; this translates as MKSGSYFGTIPKVHYYKARGQSLSPKKHLKPLLAKAKKSRKYSWLKNADSIALQQATINLDTAFQNFFNPKLQARFPRFKKKHGKQGSYHCTSVSVGDNWIKIPKCKPIRAKVHREIVGKVKSITLSRTLTGKYFASILADDTQEQPKQIDNLEANQVVGVDMGITDLAITSTGHKTGNPRFLKKAQRNLKRKQQALSRCKKGSKSRHKARLLVAKAHERVAFARNDFQHKLSKQLIDENQAVIVETLKVKNMLKNKRLARSIADAGWHSLITKLEYKAKQEGKHLVKIDQWFASSKTCSVCDLKQEKMPLRIRSWECSCGAIHDRDINAARNIKKQGILKLKAEGLSVSADGGLRKSGILSVAA
- a CDS encoding FAD-dependent monooxygenase, whose product is MKNYDIAIVGGGMVGAALALSLSDTSLRIVIIDQHSLKPGLIAENAPYSPRVSALTEASVQLFKRLGVWDTMRFQRVCPYRHMRVWDGEGTGEITFDAGSVGYPQLGYIVENPVIRASLLKGLEDTSVDLLEASGELSFRPLEAGYEVVPEKGQAFHCQLLVGADGAESAVRKWAGIPQSQKDCLHHAIVTTVEIEKHHQDTAWQIFLDTGPLAFLPVPDQDGKHYCSIVWSLLPERADAVIALDEDAFCKALGRAFEQRLGTVIRTDKRYRFPLKHRHARHYYRQGIVLVGDACHTIHPLAGQGVNLGLQDVEALSRELIRACERDDDIAGKHILGRYQRHRKGANMTMLAAMDGFQHLFHADDLAIRWLRNTGLNLANDSHLIKECIVKQAMGISETLVGKE